Proteins from a single region of Novosphingobium sp. CECT 9465:
- a CDS encoding NifU family protein gives MFIETETTPNPATLKFLPGELVMATGTREFTSPEAAEASPLAQALFDLGDVTGVFFGRDFVSVTAAPGVEWASLKPQVLSLLLDHFVAQAPLFTPGSAAGIAVPAESDDFSDDPADAEVIEQIKDLIETRVRPAVANDGGDIIYRGFREGVVYLQMQGACSGCPSSSATLKNGIESLLKHYVPEVSEVRAA, from the coding sequence ATGTTCATAGAGACCGAAACCACGCCCAACCCCGCCACGCTCAAGTTCCTGCCCGGAGAACTGGTGATGGCCACTGGTACGCGCGAATTCACTTCGCCCGAAGCGGCAGAGGCATCGCCGCTGGCGCAGGCCCTGTTCGATCTGGGCGATGTGACCGGCGTATTCTTCGGGCGCGATTTTGTTTCGGTGACGGCTGCTCCCGGCGTCGAATGGGCCAGCCTCAAGCCGCAGGTGCTTTCGCTGCTGCTCGATCATTTCGTGGCACAGGCACCGCTGTTCACCCCCGGCAGTGCCGCTGGCATCGCGGTGCCCGCTGAATCCGATGATTTCAGCGACGATCCGGCAGATGCAGAAGTGATCGAACAGATCAAGGACCTGATCGAGACCCGCGTCCGCCCGGCGGTTGCCAACGATGGCGGAGACATCATCTATCGCGGCTTCCGCGAAGGCGTGGTCTACCTGCAGATGCAGGGGGCGTGTTCAGGTTGCCCGTCATCCAGCGCAACGCTGAAGAACGGCATCGAAAGCCTGCTCAAGCACTACGTCCCCGAAGTCAGCGAAGTGCGCGCTGCCTGA
- the miaB gene encoding tRNA (N6-isopentenyl adenosine(37)-C2)-methylthiotransferase MiaB produces the protein MPASSAPKSFPKTFSVKSFGCQMNVYDGERMAELLGAQGMTAVSGGEDADLVVLNTCHIRERATEKVYSDIGRLRREDGTAPLIAVAGCVAQAEGEEIMARAPSVKVVVGPQSYHHLPDMVARAAAGGRATETDMPAQAKFAALPKRRKSGPSAFLTVQEGCDKFCTYCVVPYTRGAEISRPFNDLVEEARLLVAGGAREITLLGQNVNAWTSEDDKGRTIGLDGLIRALAADPDLSRIRYTTSHPNDMTEGLIAAHGEIDKLMPFLHLPVQAGSDRVLAAMNRSHTVSSYLSLLDRIRAVRPDIAISGDFIVGFPGETPSEFNETVKLVEAVGYAQAFSFKYSPRPGTPAATMADHVPAVEMDERLQRLQAALQRSSLAFNQASIGRRCTVLVERRGKLPGQWLGKSPWLQSVHFIGDFAIGDLVDVELIEAGPNSLSGRVLQTPVE, from the coding sequence ATGCCTGCATCCTCTGCCCCCAAAAGCTTCCCGAAGACATTCAGCGTCAAGAGCTTCGGCTGCCAGATGAACGTCTATGACGGTGAACGCATGGCCGAACTGCTCGGCGCGCAGGGCATGACCGCGGTCAGCGGGGGCGAGGATGCGGACCTCGTCGTGCTGAACACCTGCCATATCCGCGAAAGGGCGACCGAAAAGGTCTATTCCGACATTGGGCGCTTGCGCCGCGAAGATGGCACTGCCCCGTTGATCGCCGTTGCCGGATGCGTCGCCCAGGCCGAAGGCGAGGAAATCATGGCCCGCGCCCCCAGTGTCAAGGTCGTGGTCGGCCCGCAATCCTATCACCATTTGCCCGATATGGTGGCGCGCGCCGCCGCCGGTGGCCGTGCGACCGAAACCGATATGCCCGCACAGGCCAAGTTCGCCGCCCTGCCCAAGCGTCGGAAATCCGGCCCGTCCGCCTTCCTTACAGTCCAGGAAGGCTGCGACAAGTTCTGCACCTATTGCGTCGTACCTTACACGCGCGGCGCGGAAATATCGCGCCCGTTCAACGACCTGGTCGAGGAGGCTAGGCTTCTCGTCGCGGGCGGCGCACGGGAAATCACGCTGCTTGGCCAGAACGTGAATGCCTGGACGTCCGAGGACGACAAGGGTCGCACGATCGGCCTTGATGGCCTGATCCGCGCGCTTGCCGCCGATCCTGATCTCAGCCGCATTCGCTACACCACCAGCCATCCTAACGACATGACCGAGGGCCTGATCGCCGCGCACGGCGAGATCGACAAGTTGATGCCCTTCCTCCATCTGCCCGTACAGGCGGGCAGCGACCGCGTGCTGGCAGCGATGAACCGCAGCCACACGGTCAGCAGTTACCTGTCGCTTCTTGACCGTATCCGGGCGGTGCGGCCTGACATCGCGATTTCCGGGGATTTCATCGTCGGCTTCCCCGGTGAAACTCCGTCCGAATTCAATGAAACGGTGAAACTCGTTGAAGCGGTCGGCTATGCGCAGGCGTTCAGCTTCAAGTATTCCCCGCGACCCGGCACACCGGCGGCCACAATGGCCGATCATGTCCCCGCCGTCGAAATGGACGAACGGTTGCAGCGCTTGCAAGCCGCGCTCCAGCGCAGTTCGCTTGCCTTCAACCAGGCCAGTATCGGGCGGCGTTGCACCGTGCTGGTCGAACGTCGGGGCAAGCTGCCCGGCCAGTGGCTCGGCAAATCGCCGTGGCTGCAATCGGTGCATTTCATCGGCGATTTCGCGATCGGCGATCTGGTCGATGTGGAATTGATCGAAGCTGGGCCGAACTCGCTTTCAGGGCGTGTCTTGCAGACTCCTGTGGAATAA
- a CDS encoding GNAT family N-acetyltransferase — translation MIAPPDDIDRIMSVMERAFPPEFGEAWNRRQVGDALTVGNCRYGLIGPDGSDVLDPNTDTAGFFMGRSILDEEELLLFAIAPQYRRQGLGRQLLQRFINQARANGMARIFLEMRRDNPASYLYAAHGFREIGVRPAYYRTAAGSRIDAISQELVFDD, via the coding sequence ATGATCGCACCGCCTGACGACATTGATCGGATCATGTCTGTCATGGAGCGCGCTTTTCCCCCTGAATTTGGCGAAGCCTGGAACCGCAGGCAGGTTGGCGACGCCTTGACGGTCGGCAATTGCCGCTACGGGTTGATCGGACCTGATGGTTCGGATGTACTTGACCCGAATACCGATACGGCTGGCTTCTTCATGGGCCGCAGTATTCTTGACGAAGAAGAATTGCTTCTGTTCGCAATCGCACCGCAATACCGCCGCCAAGGACTTGGCCGGCAACTATTGCAGCGCTTCATCAATCAGGCGCGCGCCAATGGAATGGCGCGGATTTTCCTTGAGATGCGACGCGATAATCCGGCCAGTTATCTCTATGCGGCGCATGGTTTTCGGGAAATCGGTGTTCGTCCAGCTTATTACCGCACCGCAGCAGGCAGTCGCATCGATGCCATCAGCCAGGAACTGGTCTTTGATGATTGA
- a CDS encoding FKBP-type peptidyl-prolyl cis-trans isomerase, whose protein sequence is MAQINTSAYAGAMTTFAKALSRIAPVLFIAIASTAVAAAPPKPPVPSMQAIPLPLNPVVSASQRLCTIKTASGLGAMTLKPAEGARPAKADFALVNYIGYLAADGTVFDQAMQAAFPVEGVIPGFSEGLQMMAKGSTWRFCVPAVLGYGAEVSGPIPANSDLVFQVELVDFKTSAEVEAMRAEQGAQQGSMESPQ, encoded by the coding sequence ATGGCGCAGATCAACACCAGCGCCTATGCGGGAGCCATGACGACCTTCGCCAAGGCTCTGAGCCGCATCGCCCCTGTCCTGTTCATCGCAATTGCATCGACTGCTGTGGCCGCCGCGCCGCCCAAGCCGCCGGTCCCTTCGATGCAGGCAATTCCGCTACCGCTGAACCCGGTGGTGAGCGCGAGCCAGCGTCTGTGCACGATAAAGACCGCCAGCGGGCTGGGGGCGATGACACTGAAGCCTGCCGAGGGGGCAAGACCCGCCAAGGCGGATTTCGCGCTGGTCAATTACATCGGTTATCTTGCCGCTGACGGGACCGTCTTCGATCAGGCGATGCAGGCCGCTTTCCCGGTCGAAGGAGTCATTCCCGGCTTTTCCGAAGGTTTGCAGATGATGGCCAAGGGCAGCACCTGGCGCTTCTGCGTCCCGGCGGTACTGGGTTATGGTGCTGAAGTATCCGGCCCGATTCCAGCCAATTCCGACCTCGTATTCCAGGTCGAACTGGTCGATTTCAAGACTTCTGCCGAAGTCGAGGCGATGCGTGCCGAACAAGGTGCGCAACAAGGCTCGATGGAAAGCCCGCAATAA
- a CDS encoding MucR family transcriptional regulator — MSEVQIDMRETLITLTSDIVAAHVSNNSVAVSDLPVLISNVYTALAGLDQPVAAEEPMPEPAVSIRSSVKNDHIVCLEDGKKLKMLKRHLSTRYNMTPDQYRTRWNLPADYPMVAPAYAEKRRELAKKIGLGRKPAPKRGRKPAAA; from the coding sequence ATGAGTGAAGTTCAAATCGACATGCGTGAAACCCTGATCACGCTCACGTCGGACATCGTGGCTGCACATGTCAGCAACAACAGCGTCGCCGTCAGCGACCTGCCCGTCCTGATCAGCAACGTCTATACGGCGCTTGCTGGCCTTGATCAGCCTGTTGCTGCTGAAGAGCCGATGCCTGAGCCGGCCGTGTCGATCCGCTCTTCGGTCAAGAACGATCACATCGTCTGTCTGGAAGATGGCAAGAAGCTCAAGATGCTCAAGCGCCACCTTTCCACGCGCTACAACATGACGCCGGACCAGTATCGCACACGCTGGAATCTCCCGGCCGATTATCCGATGGTCGCTCCGGCTTATGCTGAAAAGCGCCGTGAACTTGCCAAGAAGATCGGCCTGGGCCGCAAGCCTGCACCAAAGCGTGGACGCAAGCCTGCCGCTGCGTGA
- a CDS encoding TadE/TadG family type IV pilus assembly protein → MSLLDKMRAIGRDSAGVSITEFAIVLPVFMTLGMYGAEIAWMNAAAMEASQVAIALADNASRLGQTDNSGVTPTISTDDVASVLTGALEEGRNINLEGEGRVILSSLEAHPVTGKQYVHRQQCKGNLKKSSSHGKPDPLGSALSGIANGLALGKTKVTAPAGSAVMVAEVWYTYKGLFGTMFVQPFTMHEQAAVIVRDNRNLTPGIGNAKSSNDC, encoded by the coding sequence ATGAGCCTGCTGGACAAGATGCGCGCCATTGGGCGCGACAGTGCCGGTGTCTCGATCACCGAATTCGCCATCGTGCTGCCGGTGTTCATGACGCTGGGCATGTATGGCGCGGAAATCGCGTGGATGAATGCGGCGGCGATGGAGGCCAGCCAGGTCGCCATCGCCCTGGCCGACAACGCATCGCGCCTTGGCCAGACCGACAACAGCGGCGTGACCCCGACCATTTCCACCGACGATGTCGCTTCGGTCCTCACCGGCGCGCTGGAAGAAGGCCGCAACATCAATCTGGAAGGCGAAGGCCGCGTGATCCTCTCCAGCCTCGAAGCCCACCCGGTGACCGGCAAGCAATACGTTCACCGGCAGCAGTGCAAGGGCAACCTCAAGAAAAGCTCGTCCCACGGCAAGCCCGATCCGTTGGGTAGCGCCTTGTCAGGCATCGCCAATGGCCTTGCGCTGGGCAAGACCAAGGTGACCGCGCCCGCTGGCTCTGCCGTGATGGTCGCGGAAGTGTGGTACACCTACAAGGGCCTGTTCGGCACGATGTTCGTCCAGCCCTTTACCATGCACGAACAGGCAGCAGTCATCGTGCGGGACAACCGCAACCTTACGCCGGGAATCGGCAACGCCAAATCGTCGAACGACTGTTAA
- a CDS encoding TadE/TadG family type IV pilus assembly protein, which translates to MIRRLLADDMQGATIIEFAIVVPLFMTLLLGIMDIGQMVYGKSVLSGAVRRAARDSALETRSTSEADAKVLDAIRPVLPGVTIKTARTSYYDFADIGRPEKWNDANTSGTCDNGEAYTDENRNGQWDDDVGHASSEGTANDVVVYTVTASFSPVFKVPFLPEHWSTRTLTSTAVTRNQPFGVQAGYGASAGTCA; encoded by the coding sequence ATGATCAGGCGGCTTCTTGCTGACGACATGCAAGGCGCGACGATCATCGAGTTCGCCATCGTGGTGCCACTGTTCATGACGCTTTTGCTGGGGATCATGGACATCGGCCAGATGGTCTATGGCAAATCGGTATTGAGCGGTGCCGTGCGCCGCGCCGCGCGCGATTCCGCGCTGGAAACACGCAGCACATCCGAAGCAGACGCAAAAGTCCTGGACGCGATCCGCCCGGTACTGCCAGGCGTCACGATCAAGACGGCGCGCACCAGTTATTACGATTTCGCCGACATTGGCCGCCCGGAAAAGTGGAACGATGCCAATACCAGCGGCACGTGCGACAATGGCGAGGCCTATACCGATGAAAACCGCAACGGCCAGTGGGACGACGATGTCGGCCATGCGTCCAGCGAAGGCACCGCCAACGACGTTGTCGTCTATACTGTCACCGCGTCGTTTTCGCCCGTCTTCAAGGTTCCGTTCCTGCCGGAACACTGGTCGACCCGCACACTGACATCCACTGCCGTCACCCGGAATCAGCCGTTCGGGGTACAGGCGGGCTATGGCGCAAGCGCGGGGACTTGCGCATGA
- a CDS encoding pitrilysin family protein — protein sequence MQSPKTRALRLGLLLPLLLLSAAPIDARAPAKAEVPWLYKGSDVPQDKQWTFGVLPNGIRYAVRHNGVPPEQVSIRVLVDAGSMYETDAQRGYAHLLEHLTFRESKYLKEGETIPTWQRLGATFGSDTNAETSPTQTVYKLDIPQASPEKLDETFRLLSGMIMAPVFTDHGVKTEVPIVLAEMRERTSPQSRVLDQTRDLFFKGQLLASRNPIGTPQTLEAANAAAIKAFHDKWYRPDNTVIVVAGDADPAALIARIEQWFGGWKVAGKKPPQPNFGKPVAPAGVDPKNPVGEAKVLVEPDLPRIVNWAILRPWVKVNDTIAYNQGLMVDRLALALINRRLEGRARGGGSYLVASVDEMKQELSRSADATIVTVTPLGEDWKSAVTDVRSVIADALATAPSQEEIDREVAEFEVAFKVGVETQSTIAGSKAADDIVNAVDIRETVANPDTVYDIFRQSIPRFKPEAVLASTRKLFQGTVIRPMMITPKAGEADEAALRAALTTAVDAASGSRVAANSLSFADLPPVGPKGAVASARPIGLLGIEQVELANGVKVLLWPNDAEPGRIIVKVRFGGGYSAIRPQDAVYGPMGSVALMDSGIGTLGRDDLDRLATGRKLSLDFDIDDTAFRMSADTRPADLEDQLYLMAAKLVTPRWDPNPVLRARAAAKLQYESYNSSPMAVLGRDLTWLLRDGDPRYATPNPAELDKVTPEGFRATWEPLLAQGPIEIDLFGDFNREQALASLEKTFGALPARTAAPASALAPSIPAHNAEPLVLTHRGDPSQAAAVVAWPTGGGQAGVRESRQLEILAQIFNNRLFDAMREKTGASYAPQVGSSWPLDLPSGGYIAATVQLRPTDFAAFFAAADKIAADLAASPPTVDEVGRVTEPLKQLITRASTGNGFYMFQLEGAANDPRKIAAIRTILNDYSQTTPERMQALAARYLKQDKSWRLQVVPEKATP from the coding sequence ATGCAATCCCCAAAAACGCGCGCCCTGCGCCTTGGCCTTCTCCTTCCGCTCCTGCTGCTGTCCGCGGCCCCGATCGATGCCCGCGCGCCGGCAAAGGCAGAGGTTCCGTGGCTCTACAAGGGATCGGACGTCCCGCAGGACAAGCAATGGACCTTCGGCGTCCTGCCGAACGGCATCCGCTATGCCGTTCGGCACAATGGCGTGCCGCCCGAACAGGTTTCGATCCGCGTCCTTGTGGATGCAGGGTCGATGTATGAAACCGATGCCCAGCGTGGGTATGCACACCTGCTGGAACACCTGACCTTCCGCGAATCGAAATATCTCAAGGAAGGCGAGACGATCCCTACCTGGCAGCGGCTGGGTGCCACGTTCGGCAGCGATACCAATGCCGAGACCAGCCCGACGCAGACCGTCTACAAGCTGGATATTCCGCAAGCCTCACCCGAAAAGCTGGACGAGACGTTCAGGCTGCTGTCGGGCATGATCATGGCGCCGGTGTTCACCGACCATGGCGTGAAGACCGAAGTACCGATCGTGCTGGCCGAAATGCGCGAACGCACCAGCCCGCAATCGCGTGTGCTGGACCAGACGCGCGACCTGTTCTTCAAGGGCCAGCTGCTCGCCTCGCGCAATCCCATCGGCACGCCGCAGACACTGGAAGCCGCCAATGCAGCGGCGATCAAGGCGTTTCACGACAAGTGGTATCGCCCCGACAATACCGTGATCGTGGTGGCGGGCGATGCCGATCCTGCAGCGCTGATCGCGCGCATCGAACAGTGGTTTGGCGGCTGGAAGGTGGCGGGAAAGAAGCCGCCGCAGCCAAATTTCGGCAAGCCCGTTGCCCCGGCTGGCGTCGATCCGAAGAATCCGGTGGGCGAGGCGAAAGTTCTGGTCGAGCCGGATCTGCCGCGCATCGTCAACTGGGCCATCCTGCGCCCCTGGGTGAAGGTCAACGATACCATCGCCTACAATCAGGGACTGATGGTGGATCGGCTCGCGCTCGCGCTGATCAACCGCCGCCTCGAAGGACGTGCCCGTGGTGGCGGCAGCTATCTCGTCGCCTCGGTTGACGAAATGAAGCAGGAGCTTTCGCGATCGGCCGACGCGACCATTGTCACGGTCACGCCGCTGGGCGAGGACTGGAAAAGCGCCGTTACCGATGTTCGCTCGGTTATCGCCGATGCTTTGGCGACGGCGCCTTCTCAGGAAGAGATTGACCGCGAGGTGGCCGAGTTCGAAGTGGCGTTCAAGGTGGGCGTGGAAACGCAATCGACCATCGCCGGATCGAAGGCGGCGGACGACATCGTCAACGCGGTCGATATCCGCGAGACGGTGGCCAACCCCGATACCGTCTATGACATCTTCAGGCAGTCCATCCCCCGGTTCAAGCCGGAGGCAGTGCTGGCGAGCACGCGCAAGCTGTTCCAGGGCACGGTGATCCGTCCGATGATGATCACGCCCAAGGCGGGCGAAGCGGATGAGGCGGCATTGCGCGCAGCGCTGACCACTGCCGTCGATGCGGCTTCGGGCAGTCGCGTGGCTGCCAATTCGCTGAGTTTCGCAGACTTGCCACCCGTGGGACCAAAGGGCGCTGTGGCTTCGGCGCGGCCGATCGGCCTGCTGGGGATCGAACAGGTTGAATTGGCGAACGGGGTCAAGGTCCTGTTGTGGCCCAACGATGCAGAGCCGGGGCGGATCATCGTCAAGGTGCGGTTCGGCGGCGGCTATTCGGCGATCAGGCCGCAGGATGCGGTCTATGGCCCGATGGGATCGGTGGCGCTGATGGACAGCGGCATCGGTACGCTGGGCCGCGACGATCTTGATCGGCTCGCCACCGGGCGCAAGCTGAGCCTCGATTTCGATATCGACGACACCGCGTTCCGCATGTCTGCCGATACGCGCCCCGCCGACCTTGAAGACCAGCTTTACCTGATGGCGGCCAAACTGGTGACGCCGCGCTGGGACCCGAACCCCGTCCTGCGCGCCAGGGCAGCGGCAAAGCTGCAATACGAAAGCTACAACTCATCGCCGATGGCGGTGCTGGGCCGTGATCTCACCTGGCTGTTGCGCGATGGCGATCCGCGCTATGCCACGCCCAACCCGGCAGAACTCGACAAGGTAACGCCGGAAGGCTTCCGCGCGACATGGGAGCCATTGCTGGCGCAAGGCCCGATCGAGATCGATCTGTTCGGCGATTTCAACCGCGAACAGGCGTTGGCATCGCTGGAAAAGACCTTTGGTGCCTTGCCTGCGCGGACGGCTGCTCCTGCCTCGGCGCTTGCGCCTTCGATCCCTGCGCATAATGCGGAGCCGCTGGTGCTGACCCATCGCGGCGATCCTTCGCAGGCGGCGGCAGTCGTGGCATGGCCGACCGGCGGTGGGCAGGCGGGTGTGCGGGAAAGTCGGCAACTCGAAATCCTGGCGCAGATATTCAACAACCGCCTGTTCGATGCGATGCGCGAAAAGACCGGCGCCAGCTATGCACCACAAGTGGGTTCAAGCTGGCCGCTGGACTTGCCATCAGGCGGGTATATCGCCGCAACCGTGCAGTTGCGACCCACCGATTTCGCAGCGTTCTTTGCCGCGGCTGACAAGATCGCGGCCGATCTTGCCGCCAGCCCGCCGACGGTGGACGAAGTGGGCCGGGTGACAGAGCCGCTCAAGCAGTTGATCACGCGCGCCAGCACCGGCAACGGGTTCTACATGTTCCAGCTGGAAGGCGCGGCCAACGATCCGCGCAAGATCGCTGCGATCCGCACGATCCTGAACGATTACAGCCAGACCACGCCCGAACGGATGCAGGCGCTTGCCGCGCGTTATCTGAAGCAGGACAAGAGCTGGCGGTTGCAGGTCGTGCCTGAGAAAGCGACGCCTTAA
- a CDS encoding PhoH family protein, giving the protein MARKFPRAHDEAHHRPDYPRSDLHKPDQHRRARIEVEFDEQTVLGALFGQFDTNLVLIENRLGVYISARGNRVMIEGPDDSVARARDVLKGMHQRLLTGQDLDAGAVESLIAMSVEPTLEGIISGMPGGTPPIMIRTRKKTIVPRSPTQIEYMKALISNDVIFALGPAGTGKTYVAVAQAVAQLISGSVQRLILSRPAVEAGERLGFLPGDMKEKVDPYLRPLYDALYDCMPPEQVERRIASGEIEIAPIAFMRGRTLADAFVILDEAQNTTPAQMKMFLTRFGQNSRMVVCGDPKQVDIPGGVGASGLNDAVHRLEGVDGIATVRFNIADVVRHPIVGRIVEAYEGKDA; this is encoded by the coding sequence ATGGCCCGTAAATTCCCCCGCGCCCATGATGAGGCGCATCATCGCCCGGACTACCCTCGGTCGGACTTGCACAAGCCGGATCAACACCGACGCGCCCGGATCGAAGTCGAATTCGATGAACAGACCGTGCTTGGCGCACTGTTCGGCCAGTTCGATACCAATCTCGTGCTGATCGAGAACAGGTTGGGGGTTTACATTTCGGCGCGCGGCAACCGCGTCATGATCGAAGGCCCGGATGATTCTGTCGCGCGCGCGCGCGATGTTCTCAAGGGCATGCACCAGCGACTGCTGACCGGGCAGGATCTTGATGCAGGTGCGGTCGAATCGCTGATCGCGATGTCGGTCGAACCGACGCTGGAAGGCATCATCAGCGGCATGCCCGGCGGGACACCGCCGATCATGATCCGCACGCGCAAGAAAACCATCGTCCCGCGCAGCCCCACCCAGATCGAATATATGAAGGCGCTCATTTCCAATGACGTGATCTTCGCACTCGGTCCGGCAGGCACCGGCAAGACGTATGTCGCCGTGGCGCAGGCCGTGGCGCAACTGATCTCTGGTTCTGTCCAGCGCCTGATCCTGTCGCGTCCGGCGGTGGAAGCGGGCGAGCGGCTCGGTTTCCTTCCGGGTGACATGAAGGAAAAGGTCGATCCCTATCTTCGCCCGCTTTACGATGCGCTTTACGATTGCATGCCGCCCGAACAGGTCGAACGCCGCATCGCCAGTGGCGAAATCGAGATTGCGCCCATCGCCTTCATGCGCGGACGCACACTGGCCGATGCCTTCGTGATCCTCGATGAAGCGCAGAACACCACCCCTGCGCAGATGAAGATGTTCCTTACCCGCTTCGGCCAGAACAGCCGCATGGTGGTGTGCGGCGATCCCAAACAGGTCGATATCCCCGGCGGCGTCGGGGCCAGCGGATTGAACGATGCGGTGCACCGTCTGGAAGGCGTGGACGGCATTGCCACCGTGCGCTTCAACATCGCCGACGTCGTGCGCCACCCCATCGTGGGGCGGATCGTCGAGGCATATGAGGGCAAGGACGCGTGA
- a CDS encoding 1-acyl-sn-glycerol-3-phosphate acyltransferase: MNGTADAASGIGFSLAARLRIGLRLSAMLLWLIVCIPFYYVWPVLRLHNPWPRLFLGGIATIAGAKVRIEGAPSRKGAFLLSNHVSWLDIPVIAGASGSAFVAHSGLADHGLLKWLCDMNDTVFVARHERRSVHTQVELVRAALTDTGALTVFPEGTTSDGNGLLPFKSSLLSALDPPPPGIAIQPVWLDYGPDVAAMAWIGEEPGLDNFLKILARRRRQQVTVHFLAALDESETVNRKTMAIAARERILAALARKR; the protein is encoded by the coding sequence TTGAACGGGACGGCTGACGCCGCCAGCGGAATCGGGTTTTCGCTGGCCGCAAGGTTGCGCATCGGCCTGCGTCTGTCCGCGATGCTGCTGTGGCTGATCGTTTGCATTCCCTTTTACTACGTGTGGCCGGTCCTGCGGCTGCATAACCCTTGGCCGCGCCTGTTCCTTGGCGGGATTGCGACTATCGCCGGAGCGAAAGTGCGGATCGAGGGTGCGCCTTCCCGCAAGGGCGCTTTCCTTTTGTCGAATCATGTAAGCTGGCTCGACATTCCGGTTATCGCAGGGGCCAGCGGCAGCGCCTTCGTCGCGCATTCAGGCCTTGCCGATCACGGACTGCTCAAATGGCTGTGCGATATGAACGACACCGTGTTCGTGGCGCGCCATGAACGCCGCTCTGTGCACACCCAGGTCGAACTGGTTCGTGCAGCGCTGACCGATACCGGTGCGCTGACCGTATTTCCCGAAGGCACAACCAGCGATGGTAACGGCCTGCTGCCGTTCAAGTCCTCGCTGCTGTCTGCGCTCGATCCGCCACCGCCCGGCATCGCCATCCAGCCGGTCTGGCTCGATTATGGTCCCGATGTGGCCGCCATGGCATGGATCGGCGAAGAGCCGGGGCTGGACAACTTCCTCAAGATCCTTGCGCGCCGCCGCCGCCAGCAGGTGACAGTTCACTTCCTTGCGGCCCTGGACGAGAGCGAAACCGTCAATCGCAAGACGATGGCGATCGCCGCGCGCGAACGCATCCTTGCCGCGCTTGCCCGCAAACGGTAG
- the tsaB gene encoding tRNA (adenosine(37)-N6)-threonylcarbamoyltransferase complex dimerization subunit type 1 TsaB → MRTLVIDSATESCSIALIEDGRLVAGECLTLGRGHAERLVPMIASLPGKGRADIIAVDVGPGSFTGIRVGLAAARALAMAWGARLEGFESLWLVAAMAQAEHPRSPVDVCMTGGHGEWFFQPFGPDGLPGAALASLPPAEAISRSTAPIVAGSQAMAIAQARSDTLALDLRPDARRVALLPVTAFHADPRPSYGRAPDARLPAAA, encoded by the coding sequence ATGCGGACTCTGGTGATCGACAGCGCAACGGAAAGTTGCTCGATCGCCCTGATCGAGGATGGCCGACTCGTCGCCGGAGAATGCCTGACCCTCGGCCGCGGCCATGCCGAACGGCTTGTTCCGATGATCGCCAGTCTGCCCGGCAAAGGCCGCGCGGACATCATTGCGGTCGATGTTGGCCCCGGCAGTTTCACCGGCATTCGCGTAGGCCTTGCCGCGGCCAGAGCGCTGGCGATGGCATGGGGCGCGCGGCTTGAGGGCTTCGAGAGCCTGTGGCTGGTCGCCGCCATGGCGCAGGCCGAACACCCCCGCAGCCCTGTCGACGTGTGCATGACGGGCGGCCACGGCGAATGGTTCTTCCAGCCGTTCGGCCCCGACGGCCTGCCAGGCGCAGCCCTGGCCTCGCTCCCGCCGGCCGAGGCGATCTCACGTTCGACCGCTCCGATTGTCGCGGGCAGCCAGGCAATGGCCATTGCCCAAGCGCGATCGGACACTCTGGCACTCGATCTGCGGCCGGATGCACGGCGCGTGGCACTGCTGCCAGTGACCGCATTCCATGCCGATCCAAGGCCGAGCTATGGCCGCGCGCCGGATGCGCGACTGCCGGCAGCGGCCTGA
- a CDS encoding Fur family transcriptional regulator, protein MHQAIDIEALCAERGLRITDQRRTIARVLSDSDDHPDVEKLHERAASIDPRISIATVYRTVRLFEEAGILDRHDFGDGRARYEASPEAHHDHLIDVETGKVIEFVDPELEQLQRQISEKLGYRLVDHRMELYGVKLERDG, encoded by the coding sequence GTGCACCAGGCCATCGACATCGAAGCTCTCTGCGCAGAGCGTGGACTGCGCATCACCGATCAGCGTCGCACCATTGCGCGTGTCCTGTCGGACAGCGACGATCATCCCGATGTAGAAAAGCTGCACGAACGGGCCGCGTCCATCGATCCCCGAATTTCGATCGCCACGGTTTACCGGACAGTGCGGCTGTTCGAAGAAGCCGGCATTCTCGATCGCCACGATTTTGGCGATGGTCGCGCGCGGTATGAAGCATCGCCTGAGGCCCATCACGATCACCTGATCGATGTCGAAACGGGCAAGGTCATCGAATTCGTCGATCCCGAACTCGAACAGCTTCAGCGCCAGATCTCGGAAAAGCTGGGCTATCGCCTGGTCGATCACCGGATGGAACTTTACGGCGTCAAGCTTGAACGGGACGGCTGA